CAAGTCAAAGACCGTTGTAACACAAGACACGTCACATATGTAAGATGGCAGTTGAAGGTGATGTTGACGATTTCAGCCATtttgtttacaatttatttaatgttttgttaaatacattttaaaatgtagttttttttcatCTCATGATTCAGCTGAATTATCAGCATCCTTGGTATGACATGATCCTCAATGTTGTAATCAAAATCAATGTTGAAATCAGTTTTTCTGTGGAAACGACAAACGTACAcaaatcctttactcaagtagaagtacagatactcatgtttaaaatgactctggtaaaagttgaagtactgattacacttttgtactcaagtaaaagtaaagtagcACGGCCTCAAAATTGTACTGAAGTTaaaagtacccattactactacatgttttagtttcactaggtaggtaaatatccggtttccgccacagtccaaagacatgcgctataggtgattagataaactaaattggccctagtgtataagtgcatgtgtgaatgtgagagcgtatgtgtgtttctcagtacttagtagcggctggaaaggcatccgctgcataaaacatatactggaataatACTGGATCCATCCAAATTATCCATCCATATACTGGATGGATAATTTGTGATTCactacgctgtggcgaccccctgataaagcacggactaagctgaaggatagtgagtgaggatAGGTAGGTACTAGACCACCCATCCTGTTGATACATCAGTATAAAATATCTTACATTTcaaatttttatgtaaaatgtttgttgccAATTTGATAAAAGTAGCCAAGCAGTATCACACCCTGTAATATTGCCCAACAACACTGCACAAAAAGTCAGCCTATGTATCATCGTCTTGACGCAAACTCACAGCGTTCATCATGTAGTTATGCGGCTGTTAGAtcaaaacaacagctgccattcatgttcatacactctaaaaataattcTGCAGGCCTGTATctcttttttcctcattaatgtacacacagcacaccgtattgtcaaaaaaaaacacagaattgttgacatttctgcagatttattaaaaaaagaaaaactaaaatatatcacatggtcctaagtattcagaccctttgctcagtattcaGTAGAAGCACcattttgatctaatacagccatgagtctttttgggaaagatgcaacaagtttttcatgCCTGGATTTGGGAATCCTCTgtcattcctccttgcagatctcttaagttctgtcaggttggatggtaaatgttggtggacaggcatttttaggtctctccagaaaTGCTTAATTGGGTTtgagtcagggctctggctgggccactcaagaacagtCACGGAGTTGTTGGGAagcctttcattcattttctgttcagcttagtccctttattaatcaggggtcgccacagcggaatgaaccgctaaggtcctgagcactctggagaaggtttttgtCCAGGACATCCCTGTACTTGGCCACTTTCATCTTTCCCTTGATTGCAAccagtcgtcctgtccctgcagATGAAAAACACCCCCACTGCATGAtcctgccaccaccatgcttcactgttggggcTGTATTGGAGAGGAGATGAGCAGTGCCTGATTTTCCTCACACATACCGTTTAGAATGaaggccaaaaagttctatcttggtctcattagaccagagaatcttatttcttACCATCTTGGAGTCAATCAAGAGGGCTTTCATTGTCTTGCACTGAGGAGAGGCTACTGTCGGGCCACTCTGCCACAAAACCCTGACTGGTTGAGGGCTGCAGCaatggttgactttctacaactttctcccatccTTTGACTGCAtgtctggagctcagccacagtgatcgtTGGGgtcttctttacctctctcaccaaggctcttctcccctGATAGCTCAGTTTGGCTGGATGGCTAGCTCTAGAAAGGATTCCGGTCATCACAAATgtcttccatttaaggattatgtcactgtgctcttaggaacctTAAGTGCAGCAGAAATATTTGTAACCCtagccagatctgtgccttgccaccacaattctgtctctgaacTCTTTgagcagttcctttgacctcatgattctcatttgcacATTTGTCATGCATTGTAAGCAGTAAGGTCTTACATAGAGAGGTGTGTGACATtgctaatcaagtccaatcagtataatcaaacaaagctggactcaaatgaagatGTAGAACCATCAAGGATGATCACAAAAAATTGACATAACCGGAGTTAAATATATGAGCCACAGCAAAGagtacttaggaccatgtgatatttcagtttttttttttttataaatctacaaaaatgttaacaattctgtgttttcttGTCAATACGGGGTGCTGTGTGCACATTAATGagaaaaaatgaacttaaataattttagtaaatggctgcaatataacaaaaagGTGAAAAACGTaaaggggtctgaatactttctgtacccactgtaAACAGTACTTTTAAGACCTTGAAAAAACCTAAAGGATGTAGGTCAAAATCATGCAAAAACTGCTCCATGAACCGTCACCTCAAAGCCTTAATATGACTTTACAGGATTTAGGAATATATCTATTAAAAAACACTGAGAAACAGACTAAACACTGCCCTCTAGTGTTAAAAGAAATAACTACGACTACTAAAAACTAAGATCAGCCCAAAAAAACACTTGGATGAAgcgtgtgtgtttgagtgcatTACCTCAATGATGCGAACCCCTTTTCCTCCAGCAGCCGAGACGCAGATGttgaacaatttatttttatcaacACTCTTGGGCAGATTATGAACACACAGCCTTGTTTTAGACACATAGACGTTAATATCTTTTAATCTTGCCCGCTTCAACTcctcaaactgaaaaaaaaaaacacacacacagaggagggaaaaactgttaattaaaaacataaagaaAAATCTGTAGCCCCTTTACACCTGGCATGTTCATATAACAAAAAGACTTTGTAGTTGGTATCTCAATCTACTTTGTACATTTGGTAGCTCAATTTCTTTTAAATCAGCCAAGGTGACAAAACTTCCTGAAGCAatgtttttaatcttatttttaagTATAACTTTAGCACactttttataaatatgtaaatgaccTATTTTGCAATAGAACTCAAAAACATCTGTacagaattaataataaaatatattatacaaaacACCAACCGAAGACACCATGCCAGGTTCAAAGTGAGTTATTATTTACTTCTAATTGACTATAAATGTAGGAAACAGTACTGATTTCAGTGCATTTAAATCAGTGTCACTGTTGTCAACTGAAATTTGCACATTTACTTTAATATTACAACTTAtaaaacttaaagggcacctacactgaaaaaaattattcaaagattattctttggatttactaaatttttttacgttgagtggttgtaaacaatttatttgtgttgaatttaaacaaacaaattaagttgaatattgctcaattttatttgtttatttaaattcaacacatcaaCTTTTATAAGCTGTTCGGAGAGAAcaatgtgtaggtatagtgtgtccactgtcatactggagtgatacaaacacaacaagtctctttttttatttcctgacattaaaataggaccaAAATcctagtgattttgaggcccaccgcaatgtgacgtaggagtgtcgttttccccacccacccagaactttttttgcaaagaaaccaagattaaaaatatctgttccaactcagatttaagttttataagtttaaaacgtttttaaaacatagcatgtttgtaataaagacagtaaaatctctatgtaattcttaaccgctataatcaacACAGCCTcatagtagggctgtgcgatttggggaaaatatctgattgcgattttgatttgatttgcgattttattttgtagtcaagcttcagcgcAAAAATCTGTGTAGTAGGTTCTTACTGCTAAAAAGctgtgagtgttagttaaaaaaaggaactaatAAGATATTAACTAActccaacttttattcaaatgtgtttataaagattctgaaattaaacacaaatttttctctagagcaaacagcaGTGAGTTATGGTGTTATGTGAAGTCCTAGTGGCTtcgtgatgttttttcatatggtgtaacagctgcaaacaactctgaaattgtactttgctgttgctagctactagattgagtgtcactggcaatacttttagttggtTTTTAGTAAGATGCTCCTCATAcagccgcctgtggtgctttttttaggtgctgactgttgtatttcctcgtgctgtggcaacagttctgcgacagctcttacaaatgacctgtttttatttggtgtctgtgactttgaaaccaaaatattcctatATTACCAACatgttgtttttctttgatatgacttcatttattaatgcttctgaagcggcagatgccatcatcccacttttccgtgctttcctgtttgttttattgtgggctttctgtcagtaaacgtgcatatgtgtgtgtctactgcaaacagcatttgtgtgcgactcatcatttcagaaaggcttgaataaactccaccacaaatacatcaaataaacttatttggtatttttgactaatgagctgtattacatccctgtctgtctctgtcactgactgctgtttatacGATGTAACACAGTAGAAGCAGACACGCAAGTGGGGGCAGTGGGCGGAGAGAAGCATCTCAtgtgcatttaaagccacagactacaaatacagctacactgtactcagacaccaaaatggccagattctggaggctataataaattatctgatgggtattttgagctgaaactttacagacacattcggGAGACACCAAAGATGCATCTTATATCTTGTaagaggggtaaaataggtgccctttaaaactacaaacaaatattaaaaaaactaaataaataaaacttcacaATTAAATCTGAACTCACACAATAAAGGCTAATTAAagatacattaaaaaacaaactataATACCATGTAAATAATCGCAGTATAGTATAAAATACGTCATAAAAACAAAATTTCTGTACTAACTCTTGTCCTTTTTGCAATGTCAGCTTCTGAAATTCCCTCTGCAGCCTTGGTTCCAGCACGGATCACTGGATGGATTAAAGAGTTAACAGGTTTAATCTTCTCTATTATTGGCTAATTCAGTAATTGTTCGATGTTTAACAATTGGCTTTACTCACAGCCCTCTCTGGCCAGGTAAAGGTTTCTGGAGCCGGTGTGAGTTTTCACTTTCTTGTCCTTAAATTTGGCAGCATCGTCTCTGTTTATGGCCATCAAAATGTTCAATCTCCTACCGTCCAACTTAATGCCACCGAACTGAAATAAACATGAGTCAGCACAAAGATTCAGTTTACTAGTGATGATAAAAATATAGATGAAAATAAGAAATGCAGGAGGATTGTATAACCTCTTTTTCATCTAGAGTAGCAGCGATACATTTCTCGGCAGCTTCTTTACTTTTGAACTGAGCAAAAGCACAACCTATACAGAGACagacaaggaaaaaagaaatTACTATGTAGAATGAACTTCAGATCCATGCAGGCTGGGTGTTTTTGGTTATTGAAAATACCTTTTGAAACCCCCGTGTCAGGGTTCATCACCACACGGACATAACTGAGCTCGCCAAACTGCAGCAAAACTTCCTCCAAACCCTCTTCTTCAGAGTCAAATGACAGGTTTCTGACAGAAGCCATAAAGAAATGTgaattaaagtacacatgaaatcaagaTGAACcatatagatttttttagctCACAttactagttttgtggtgaacaattcatctgttcatgttattaagaaaaacaaaatagtttgtccttaattgtaatctaaaattgaaatctgaaaatgcaaggCTTTCAGTTAAATTCTGAAAATGGGTGCACTCACACTAAGCTACCCAAACCGTGCCCAGGCGCATTTCCCAGTTCGTTAAAAAGTGTGAGTACTCCGAATCAGGCCCAGGCACAGTTCAGTTGGCCGATCCTGGCcaggttggaagaggtgtgccaggcCGCGGAtcagttgggctttggcgcggtatgcTCGTAGTATGAATGCAAAGCGCGCCTGAGgccgaaactgaagacgcgacATCACTTTTAagtgactgtttcatatggatatgcaaacttcacacagaaatgcatactgatccagccgaggctcgaaccagtgaccttcttgttgtgaggcgactgcgctacccactgcgccaccagtaATGAAATTTGTAATCAATTTTTtccaaagtgattttaaaacatattttaagcgATCTTAAGGCAAAACAACGTTTACAGAAGTATTATAGAAATATATTACCTCTGATCTATacatctaaaaatgtaaattgtctATTAAATCATTTTTTAGTAAGACATTCCATAAATGtttttagatatccaagtaaaataaacccATTTCATACAATTTAtccagagttttcttttaaaaatgtcctgCCATTATCAGCGTGCAATGAAGTAGgagtgtggttaagaatattgtggctgaagctgtcaatcTGATGAAGGGAAAAGAGAAGGACTGCGACTCCACACGTGGAAGAAATggctcagactttgattgaaaatgatcaaaacaaaacaaaaaaattcaacgAATGGAACTTACACAAATTACTTGTTCAcctgaaaaataaacattgtaaacaaaaatataaatgtaaacaaataagtaattaaaaatgtaaaatacattaaactaaaggaaactaacaaaataaataaaatatttgattaaaatggAAATTATATATAATACTTAACTTTGCAAGTTAACTATTTTGCAGTAAAAATTTGATCATCATCATACAAGAAACTATATAGACTACTTTTACATTTTAAGAGAGGGATCCCTCACATAAGATTTATCATTTGTGGGTCTGCATCTAAATGACTGGCCAGTTTGCATCATTTATCTATGGAATTATAACATATGACAACAAAGCAACTCATCTGTGTTTCTTGGTCTCAACAATGCAGTTTTGACacagtgcagttttttttttgtggaaagtaAGTATATGATTTTCACCTGATGAAGACGGTTCTTCCTTCATTCACATCAGAAGGAAGAGGGTTTCTCTTCTTCTTTGAAGATGCTGAGGAAAGTGATTTACAGAGTCACAATGTTAGAGACACGCTACATGCATAATATGATTCGTAAAAGGtgtctatttataaataaataaataatagtcactttttccttcactttcatcatcatcgtcgtcgtcgtcatcatcatcatcatcatcgtcgtcgtcatcgtcatcatcatcatcatcatcttcactgACATCACTGTCTGTCTGTTGAGATTCATTTTCTGCATCCTCCATTTCACTGCCACTggaatcatcatcatcttcatcctctgACGAGTCACTTTTCTTGGATATGGACCTAAGCACAAGACagacattgggttaaatttaaggAATCATTACGTTCAAACTCATCATCTGCTGCACTTCCTGTACTTACTTTTTCTTGTTGCCTTTATTTTCATTTGCTTCTTCAACCTTTACAGTCACATTCTCTTCTTTGATATTTACTGCAAGATATCCAGACACACCTCAGAATAAATGCAATTTAAACACTCTTTACAAGAATAATGATGCGATTCGTGTGAAAATACAAATCACCAGCTGCTGAAGCTGATTGGGTGGCGAGATACTTGTCTTTCGCTATTGCCCAGTCCACCGCCACCTGTCTGTCTGAGAGAAAAGCAGCAACATTTTATTAGtagcaaaaaaataaactgtCCAAATATACTACTGGGTGAAAGTTtggaataactaataaacacacTTCTGATAACCAAGGCAgcgtttatttgaaataaattacagtaaacagTGAAAGTGTGAAAAAAAATTACGAGAAAAACTTAAAGCTAAAGTATACacatattaaactttattttaatgaaatttattCTTATCAAGTCTTCGGTGTGATGAAATCCTTTAGAAATATCGgttacaggaatcagagagtgaaattcaacaccttttaagactttttttataagactctttccatacatttaaagaccttaaaaccacttttcaaccagaaacactggcaggaaattaacagtttattaactaaatattaatgtaagaaactaatccaaaacattattaaaattctgaataaaaatctattaaatctagttAATTCAGCAGGTAGaagcctatagaactgcagaaataatggtgttgccttgattactgcagtaaacaaagcagcgtgatgtcatatatatacacatgtatatgtgtgtatgtatatgtgtatatatatatatatatatatatatatatatatatatatatatatatatatatatatatatatatatatatatatgtgtgtgtgtatgtatatatatgacatCACGCTGCTTTATTTACtgcagtctgataatattttttcttctggagaaagtcttaattgttttttttcagctagaatatatatatttatttattttttctatactggtgctttttcttttttatttagcatttaaacTATGTTGTACATTAAATTATTTAGGGTCACCCAGTGGCCCTGAGGGGGAGAAACTCTGCAGAAGTGTGTTCAGTTTTAAAGATAACTCACCTTTAATCTTCTTTCCGTTCATCGCAGCCAGAGCTTTTCCAGCTTCTGGCATGCACTTAAAAAGCACAAATGCAAAACCTCTCTTCTTCCCATCTGCACAGACATAATGTTAGAAACTAACCAAGATGGAAGACTGTATGAAAAATTGAAGACATGCTTTTAAACAGTCGCATATACTTGATGGTCAAACTTTAACCTGGTTTTAAGGGAATCTTGGCCTCAAGCACTGTTCCAAACTCCGAGAAGATCTGCTTCAGATCATCTTCTTCACACTGAACATAAACCGCATGAATCAATTTAACATGCTGGAAGTCAAATCTCTGCATTGTTTCTTTATATTTAGTTGATTTACCTTAAAGCTGAGGTTTCTGATGATCAGCCGAGATTTTAATTTGAGCTTCCTTATGCCTTTAAACTTTTCAGTACTGGTGGTTTCTTCTGCTTTGTGAAGTTCCTCTGTATCTTCTGGATCTGCAAGACCTTTTAAGACTCATTTCAAAATTCTAAACAAACCCTATACGGCAGATGCAATTTCAACACTTCCTACAAAGAGCAAAagttaaaaatgagaaaaaaaaaatgaaaatacaaattaCCAGCTGATTCAGTGTTCGATGCAGTCCAGTCCACTTCCACCGGTCTGTCTGAGATAGAGAAACAAACATTTCAGCAAAAAAGTAGCAAATACATTACTGGATCCTAAGTCTGGATTAAGTCTTGTATTAATTCAAGGCCGCAAAATTGTGAAacattattacttattaattattattcattaagaagagctgtctatctgtctatctgtctatctatctatctatctatctatctatctatctatctatctatcattcaatctgtctatccatccattgttctagcAATCCatcaatattaaatgtaatttattcctgtgaggGTAAAACACATTTTTGCAGCATTTACTTGTGTCAAGAGATCCTCCAGATATCATTctaatatagaatataaaaaaagaaaatatatattgcagaaaaaaatatatacatatatttttcaaatatcaaatattcattaataaatttgTGGATCCACTAAATTATTAAGAATTAAGAATCATTAAGAAACAAAAAtaacagaatataaaaataagataaagaagtttttacaaatacaaaagaataaaagaGCAGCAATAATGATTTagaaaaaatcaataaatgaaaattattataaCAGAGCaacaataaatgataataatcttaatattaaaaatattaaaaagaataaaaatagttaaatatcaaataatctttaataaaaagTGCTTCCACCAAATTATTAAGAGCAAAAACaacagaatataaaaaataagatagtaagaaatattacaaataaaaatcacaataaataaaaatagcagcaATAACTAtttagaaataaacaataaatgaaaatattaacaGAGCAACAATAACaactgataataaataatataataataataaattatattaaaaaagaaaaatatttatatattttttcaaatattcattaataaaatgtgtttCCACTAAATTAtcaagaaacaaaaacaatagaatataaaaaatattacaaataaaaaacacttaataaaaGAGCAGCAATAATTATTCAGAATAaacaataaatggaaaaaaatataacagagcaccaataataaataataataataatattaacaataaataataatattaattaggaATAAAACACAATGTTAAACTGATGGATAATAACTAGAATGTAGGGATTACAGATGTTTcaagaactgtttttttttttgtttttttactcactcactcagtcacaACCAGGGGCAAAAAAGATCTAAGTTCAAAACAAATGACTTCTTTTTCCCCTTCAAAACtaatatagttattttttttaaagcatagaCATCATGTTAAACCATAACACCCAGTGGCtctgatgttgaaaaaaaaaaacttgcaaaagTGTGTTCAGTGTTAAAGACAACTCACCTCTAATTGCCTTTTTGTTCATCGCTGCCCGAGCTTTTTCAGCTTCAGACACGCACTTAAACTGCACAAATGCAAAACCTTTTTTCTTCCCATCTGCACAGACAAAGTTAGAACAAACCAAGGTGGAAGactgcataaaaaaaaagaagaaatgcttTAATCACTTCTTTTTGGTCAAACTTTTACCTGGTTTTAAGGGAATTCTGGTCTCAAGCACTGTTCCAAACTCAGAGAAGATCTGCTTCAGCTCATCATCTTCACACTGAACATAAATCACGAGTCAATTTCAGTCAATGTTGAAAGTCAAAACTAAGCATTGTTCCTTTATATTATGCATTACATTACCTTATAACTTAGATTTCTGATGACCAGCCAACCgtttacttttttctttgttgGGCTTTGAATCTTTTCAGTGTTTTTGGTTTCTCCTGATTTCTGAGTTTCCGTATCTCCTGAATCTGTGAAACATGTTCAGATTTCTttcaaactaaaaacaacaacaactcaggattaaaataaatgcaaaaagtaaaaaataaataaaccttcattagttttgccattttttttccttttcttatgATCAAGTTTTTTCTTGGCCACAGTTATGATTATCTTCTGGTCATCATACAATTTGACTTCTTTTATGGCCCGCTGTGCATCATCTTCCATGGAGTACGTCACATATCCAAAGCCACGGCATTTTTTAGTCTCTGTGAACAACAAAAGAACACagcatattttgacttttttattaaatcaagaGACAACAGGAAACTCAGTGTAATATATTCAATCAAATTACATCTGTGACAATTTTTTCCTTGAGGTAGAGGAGTCGAAACAAGAGTATTTGaaaagtttagatgcaaaaacctctaaatgccatcagaAATTTTCttcttaaatgagcatttttatcaggctcctgtgtgtatgttcagtaatatcacttttatggcaaagaataagtccttttcctgttcttcaaagtgaaatatctcaacataaacaaaggataATTGAAATTTctgatggcacttagaggtttttgcatctgaatctTCCTTTGATAAACATTAGTAGGGCtccatcgatattgcaatgtgcacatctgcaatagtcacatcacaagatatgcaatgttcagTCTCAATCAAGggtgtagaattagcatggacggagaagacgtgtccccaccaatattcacagattattaaaatgttcccaccaataatttaatggctgcctaaataaaataatgcattgtCCAAATTTTCCAGTCAGACCTCCCCCTTTCCAGCATTTGACAAATAATGTAAATTTACGTTTACACCATAATAAGACATCCttgatttaatattgtttttattaccaattgtatttgatttagttattaaagtttctttttttaagtgtgaAACCCTCAGTAAACGGAAGTCTTTAGTAAACTACCTTTTGGCCAGACATTTctttaactttacattttaaatgtgaagttacattttaattttacaatggGGGGGGGGTCATGTCAAATTAGTTCCCTAGCACTATCAAAAGCAAATCTACGTCCCCTCGgtttgaattatagttgaccagaagctacagaattgtatttatttactatatttacatGAATTTtatcagatttatgcaaaaaatatatataattatattctcACTTAtaattttagtccaaatatcaacatttcaagtgaaaacaagattattttacttaacccactggcagattttatttattcttttattaagttgattaaaaacagtattttacttGATATGagaattttttctatttttgaactagaaacaagacaaatactGCTAGACTcagcagaaaactgtcaaatagagccATTCAAACTATCttttgaaactgtattcatacagCAATATTTAATCGCAGAAAATAacatatcacaatatcagatttttccaatagcgTGCAGCCCTAAACATTACAGTTAAAACATTTGGTGTGagtcatttatatttttgtaaaacatGCTTAAAATATTGTTGCACCAGATTTGACACCAAAGACTAAGGTAATGATGGTGAAAATTCTGATTTGTATCAAAGGaatatattacagtttaaaatatataaaaacataaaacaacatgGTTTGATTGTGTgcgttacattttaaaataactttcctttatttgattttaatgaaaaaaataatgcgTATATGTTTGACAATtcaagtaaaacaaatataaatacaaaaacattcCATATTCTAGTAGTCTTTTCatgttaaatgtataaaaacattaatttaaaacattatgattatattattataggtATTTTCCTCAACCACACACATTTATGTCACAATCACTTGACATTTATTACTGacattattatattttgatatataccAAAATTGCTTACAACATGTCATTTGGTATTTCTGCATTTGGCATACGGTTTCCTCAACAGGTTACAAATATGATATATTtgacaaataaaatatacatatcacaaaaaaatat
The window above is part of the Danio aesculapii chromosome 18, fDanAes4.1, whole genome shotgun sequence genome. Proteins encoded here:
- the rbm28 gene encoding RNA-binding protein 28 isoform X2 — protein: MPAVTLFIRRLPETASNEHLAEIFSEIGPLKNCFVVGDKETKKCRGFGYVTYSMEDDAQRAIKEVKLYDDQKIIITVAKKKLDHKKRKKNGKTNEDSGDTETQKSGETKNTEKIQSPTKKKVNGWLVIRNLSYKCEDDELKQIFSEFGTVLETRIPLKPDGKKKGFAFVQFKCVSEAEKARAAMNKKAIRDRPVEVDWTASNTESADPEDTEELHKAEETTSTEKFKGIRKLKLKSRLIIRNLSFKCEEDDLKQIFSEFGTVLEAKIPLKPDGKKRGFAFVLFKCMPEAGKALAAMNGKKIKDRQVAVDWAIAKDKYLATQSASAAVNIKEENVTVKVEEANENKGNKKKSISKKSDSSEDEDDDDSSGSEMEDAENESQQTDSDVSEDDDDDDDDDDDDDDDDDDDDDDDDESEGKTSSKKKRNPLPSDVNEGRTVFIRNLSFDSEEEGLEEVLLQFGELSYVRVVMNPDTGVSKGCAFAQFKSKEAAEKCIAATLDEKEFGGIKLDGRRLNILMAINRDDAAKFKDKKVKTHTGSRNLYLAREGLIRAGTKAAEGISEADIAKRTRFEELKRARLKDINVYVSKTRLCVHNLPKSVDKNKLFNICVSAAGGKGVRIIECRIMYDKKPVKGQVMGQSLGYGFVEFQEHEHAIQALRHLNNNPDIFGPQKRPIVEFSLEDGRKLKIKAIRLENSKKGLKHERSQKAEQPQQFKGKTKGLLQKGNVIASKGKFNAGKQEMAQGSQFSGFRTKPEVEHVELKDGKKRMKVLHMPSHKGPKIRKRDKGKQPVVKLKKTPSRKERNMSKSTSKISMNMKPAKPAKRNFQNREDARFDSLVNQYKNKLMGKSNTKTAVKKSKWFSS
- the rbm28 gene encoding RNA-binding protein 28 isoform X1 translates to MPAVTLFIRRLPETASNEHLAEIFSEIGPLKNCFVVGDKETKKCRGFGYVTYSMEDDAQRAIKEVKLYDDQKIIITVAKKKLDHKKRKKNGKTNEDSGDTETQKSGETKNTEKIQSPTKKKVNGWLVIRNLSYKCEDDELKQIFSEFGTVLETRIPLKPDGKKKGFAFVQFKCVSEAEKARAAMNKKAIRDRPVEVDWTASNTESAGLADPEDTEELHKAEETTSTEKFKGIRKLKLKSRLIIRNLSFKCEEDDLKQIFSEFGTVLEAKIPLKPDGKKRGFAFVLFKCMPEAGKALAAMNGKKIKDRQVAVDWAIAKDKYLATQSASAAVNIKEENVTVKVEEANENKGNKKKSISKKSDSSEDEDDDDSSGSEMEDAENESQQTDSDVSEDDDDDDDDDDDDDDDDDDDDDDDDESEGKTSSKKKRNPLPSDVNEGRTVFIRNLSFDSEEEGLEEVLLQFGELSYVRVVMNPDTGVSKGCAFAQFKSKEAAEKCIAATLDEKEFGGIKLDGRRLNILMAINRDDAAKFKDKKVKTHTGSRNLYLAREGLIRAGTKAAEGISEADIAKRTRFEELKRARLKDINVYVSKTRLCVHNLPKSVDKNKLFNICVSAAGGKGVRIIECRIMYDKKPVKGQVMGQSLGYGFVEFQEHEHAIQALRHLNNNPDIFGPQKRPIVEFSLEDGRKLKIKAIRLENSKKGLKHERSQKAEQPQQFKGKTKGLLQKGNVIASKGKFNAGKQEMAQGSQFSGFRTKPEVEHVELKDGKKRMKVLHMPSHKGPKIRKRDKGKQPVVKLKKTPSRKERNMSKSTSKISMNMKPAKPAKRNFQNREDARFDSLVNQYKNKLMGKSNTKTAVKKSKWFSS